The region GAAGGTGTAAAAAAAGAGGGTGAAGAAGGTACCAAAAAAGAAGGTGAAGAAGAGGGTACCAAAAAAGAAGGAGAAGAGGAAGGTACTAAAAAAGAAGGTGAAGAAGAGGGTAGCAAAAAAGAGGGAGACGGAGGTGTAACAAAGGTAGGAGATAGTgaacaaaaaattgaagGTGGTGAACAAAAAGTTGAAGGTGGTGTAAAAAAAGAGGGTGAAGAAGGTACCAAAAAAGAGGGTGAAGAAGAAGGTACCAAAAAAGAAGGAGAAGAGGGTACTAAAAAAGAAGGAGAGGAAggtgtaaaaaaagaaggaGAAGAAGGTACCAAAAAAGAGGGTGAAGAAGAAGGTACCAAAAAAGAAGGTGAAGAGGAAGGTACCAAAAAAGAAGGTGAAGAGGAAGGTACCAAAAAAGAGGGTGAAGAAGAAGGTACCAAAAAAGAAGGTGAAGAGGAAGGTACCAAAAAAGAAGGTGAAGAGGAAGGTACCAAAAAAGAGGGTGAAGAAGAAGGTACCAAAAAAGAAGGTGAAGAGGAAGGTACCAAAAAAGAAGGTGAAGAGGAAGGTACTAAAAAAGAAGGTGAAGAAGGCgtaaaaaaagaaggaGAAGAAGGTACCAAAAAAGAAGGTGAAGAAGAGGGTACCAAAAAAGAAGGAGAAGAGGAAGGTACTAAAAAAGGAGAAGAGGGTGCTAAAAAAGAAGGAGAAGAGGGTGCTAAAAAAGAAGGAGAAGAAGGTACCAAAAAAGAAGGTGAAGAAGAAGGTACCAAAAAAGAGGGAGAAGAAGAAGGTACCAAAAAAGAGGGAGAAGAAGGTACCAAAAAAGAAGGTGAAGAAGGTACCAAAAAAGAAGGAGAAGAGGGTACTAAAAAAGAGGGTGAAGAGGAAggtgtaaaaaaagaaggtGAAGAAGGTACCAAAAAAGAAGGAGAAGAGGGTACTAAAAAAGAAGGAGAGGAAGGTGTAAAAAAAGAGGGTGAAGAAGGTACCAAAAAAGAAGGTGAAGAAGAAGGTACCAAAAAAGAAGGAGAAGAGGGTACTAAAAAAGAAGGAGAGGAAggtgtaaaaaaagaaggaGAAGAAGGTACCAAAAAAGAAGGTGAAGAAGGTACCAAAAAAGAAGGAGAAGAGGGTACTAAAAAAGAAGGAGAGGAAGGTGTAAAAAAAGAGGGTGAAGAAGGTACCAAAAAAGAAGGTGAAGAAGAAGGTACCAAAAAAGAAGGAGAAGAGGGTACTAAAAAAGAAGGAGAGGAAggtgtaaaaaaagaaggaGAAGAAGGTACCAAAAAAGAAGGTGAAGAAGAGGGTACCAAAAAAGAAGGAGAAGAGGAAGGTACCAAAAAAGAGGGTGAAGAAGAAGGTACCAAAAAAGAGGGAGAAGAAGAAGGTACCAAAAAAGAAGGTGAGGAAGGTACTAAAAAAGAAGGTGAAGAAGAGGGTACTAAAAAAGAGGGTGAAGAAGAGGGTACCAAAAAAGAAGGTGAGGAAGGTACTAAAAAAGAAGGTGAAGAAGAAGGTGTAAAAAAAGAGGGTGAAGAAGGTACCAAAAAAGAAGGAGAAGAAGGTACCAAAAAAGAGGGAGAAGAAGGTACCAAAAAAGAAGGTGAAGAAGAAGGTACTAAAAAAGAAGGTGAAGAAGGTACCAAAAAAGAAGGAGAAGAGGGTACTAAAAAAGAAGGAGAGGAAGGTGTAAAAAAAGAGGGTGAAGAAGGTACCAAAAAAGAAGGTGAAGAAGAAGGTACCAAAAAAGAAGGAGAAGAGGGTACTAAAAAAGAAGGAGAGGAAggtgtaaaaaaagaaggaGAAGAAGGTACCAAAAAAGAAGGTGAAGAAGAGGGTACCAAAAAAGAAGGAGAAGAGGAAGGTACCAAAAAAGAAGGAGAAGAGGGTACTAAAAAAGAAGGAGAGGAAGGTGTAAAAAAAGAGGGTGAAGAAGGTACCAAAAAAGAAGGTGAGGAAGGTACTAAAAAAGAAGGAGAGGAAGGTACCAAAAAAGAAGGTGAGGAAGGCACTAAAAAAGAGGGTGAAGAAGAGGGTACCAAAAAAGAAGGTGAGGAAGGTACTAAAAAAGAAGGTGAAGAAGAAGGTGTAAAAAAAGAGGGTGAAGAAGGTACCAAAAAAGAAGGTGAAGAAGAAggtgtaaaaaaagaaggaGAAGAAGGTACCAAAAAAGAAGGTGAGGAAGGTACTAAAAAAGAAGGAGAAGAAGGTACCAAAAAAGAAGGTGAAGAAGAGGGTACCAAAAAAGAAGGAGAAGAAGGTACCAAAAAAGAAGGAGAAGAGGGTACTAAAAAAGAAGGAGAGGAAGGTACCAAAAAAGAAGGAGAAGAAGGTACCAAAAAAGAAGGTGAGGAAGGTACTAAAAAAGAAGGAGAGGAAggtgtaaaaaaagaaggaGAAGAAGGTACCAAAAAAGAAGGTGAGGAAGGTACTAAAAAAGAAGGTGAAGAAGAGGGTACCAAAAAAGAAGGTGAGGAAGGTACTAAAAAAGAAGGTGAAGAAGAAGGTGTAAAAAAAGAGGGTGAAGAAGGTACCAAAAAAGAAGGTGAAGAAGAGGGTACCAAAAAAGAAGGTGAGGAAGGTACTAAAAAAGAAGGTGAAGAAGAGGGTACCAAAAAAGAAGGTGAAGAGGGTACCAAAAAAGAAGGAGAAGAGGACggtgtaaaaaaagaaggtGAAGAAGAAGGTACCAAAAAAGAGGGAGAAGAAGAGGGTACTAAAAAAGAGGGTGAAGAAGAAGgtgtaaaaaaaggaatagaAGTAGGTGAAGAAGAAGGTGAAGAAGAAGGTGAAGAAGTAGGTGAAGAAGAAGGTGAAGAAGAAGGTGAAGAAGAAGGTGTAAAAAAAGAGGGTGAAGAAGAAGGTACTAAAAAAGAGGGTGAAGAAGAAGGTACTAAAAAAGAGGGTGAAGAGGAAggtgtaaaaaaagaagggGAGGAAGGCgtaaaaaaagaaggtGAAGAGGAAGGCACTAAAAAAGAGGGTGAAGAAGAAGGTACTAAAAAAGAGGGTGACGAAGAAGGTACTAAAAAAGAGGGTGAAGAAGAAGGTACTAAAAAAGAGGGTGAAGAGGAAggtgtaaaaaaagaaggtGAAGAAGGTACCAAAAAAGAAGGTGAAGAGAAAGGCACCAAAAAAGAAGGTGAAGAAGAAGGTGCCAAAAAAGATATGTTTAGTGAATATAAAGACCCTAATCATGAAACGAATGCAAATACATCATTTAAAGAACTAACTGATATAATGGATAATGATAGTGATAGTGATTTTGATGATGCATCATCTTTTTTTGAAGATGAAATATCTTCTCATTTGGGAATGGTTGaagaatattaaatatattaaataatataatttgggGTGGTTATGctcatatatttcatttctagtcatttaaaagaataaattaataaatttgtatgCATTATTCCTTTTGGGTATAGATATACCCCTGGAGAgtacaaattataaaaaaagcaaagtgataataaagaaatgaGGGCGatatataagcatattaattatgttgggggatatatatttttcttaatatTAACCCCTTAgttatatcatataatgaaaattaatttaaatttttattatcaaaatgatatttttcttaatatTAACCCCTTAgttatatcatataatgaaaattaatttaaatttttattatcaaaatatgaatttaataatatttgtgATAATTTCCTAAAATTGTCAcctcaaataataaactaaatgataatttttttacaatttttttaaacattttttttataattacattatatattttttagtaaatTTCTAAATTGAGAGTTCTTTgaaaatgcatattatataattttaagaaAGACATGCTATTTGTtctatttcattatattttttcatattatttaacaatatatatatgtgtgtgtgtatttttttaattgtg is a window of Plasmodium chabaudi chabaudi strain AS genome assembly, chromosome: 5 DNA encoding:
- a CDS encoding S-antigen, putative, with protein sequence MKNFLSTFYIFLLLKILVLDNNGVNSENINVHTPYLRGIMKDSHFKIDKDKENEMNNVAKGDDEVQEGEEKGTKKEGEEEGVKKEGEEEGTKKEGEEEGTKKEGEEEGTKKEGEEEGTKKEGEEEGTKKEGEEEGVKKEGEEEGVKKEGEEGTKKEGEEEGTKKEGEEEGTKKEGEEEGSKKEGDGGVTKVGDSEQKIEGGEQKVEGGVKKEGEEGTKKEGEEEGTKKEGEEGTKKEGEEGVKKEGEEGTKKEGEEEGTKKEGEEEGTKKEGEEEGTKKEGEEEGTKKEGEEEGTKKEGEEEGTKKEGEEEGTKKEGEEEGTKKEGEEEGTKKEGEEGVKKEGEEGTKKEGEEEGTKKEGEEEGTKKGEEGAKKEGEEGAKKEGEEGTKKEGEEEGTKKEGEEEGTKKEGEEGTKKEGEEGTKKEGEEGTKKEGEEEGVKKEGEEGTKKEGEEGTKKEGEEGVKKEGEEGTKKEGEEEGTKKEGEEGTKKEGEEGVKKEGEEGTKKEGEEGTKKEGEEGTKKEGEEGVKKEGEEGTKKEGEEEGTKKEGEEGTKKEGEEGVKKEGEEGTKKEGEEEGTKKEGEEEGTKKEGEEEGTKKEGEEEGTKKEGEEGTKKEGEEEGTKKEGEEEGTKKEGEEGTKKEGEEEGVKKEGEEGTKKEGEEGTKKEGEEGTKKEGEEEGTKKEGEEGTKKEGEEGTKKEGEEGVKKEGEEGTKKEGEEEGTKKEGEEGTKKEGEEGVKKEGEEGTKKEGEEEGTKKEGEEEGTKKEGEEGTKKEGEEGVKKEGEEGTKKEGEEGTKKEGEEGTKKEGEEGTKKEGEEEGTKKEGEEGTKKEGEEEGVKKEGEEGTKKEGEEEGVKKEGEEGTKKEGEEGTKKEGEEGTKKEGEEEGTKKEGEEGTKKEGEEGTKKEGEEGTKKEGEEGTKKEGEEGTKKEGEEGVKKEGEEGTKKEGEEGTKKEGEEEGTKKEGEEGTKKEGEEEGVKKEGEEGTKKEGEEEGTKKEGEEGTKKEGEEEGTKKEGEEGTKKEGEEDGVKKEGEEEGTKKEGEEEGTKKEGEEEGVKKGIEVGEEEGEEEGEEVGEEEGEEEGEEEGVKKEGEEEGTKKEGEEEGTKKEGEEEGVKKEGEEGVKKEGEEEGTKKEGEEEGTKKEGDEEGTKKEGEEEGTKKEGEEEGVKKEGEEGTKKEGEEKGTKKEGEEEGAKKDMFSEYKDPNHETNANTSFKELTDIMDNDSDSDFDDASSFFEDEISSHLGMVEEY